One Phaseolus vulgaris cultivar G19833 chromosome 2, P. vulgaris v2.0, whole genome shotgun sequence DNA window includes the following coding sequences:
- the LOC137810704 gene encoding uncharacterized protein isoform X1 — translation MGACVSTPQGCVGGRLSSSKKKTRKRRREGLRRKVTSRLCKGSLEKVDGAGLPDCSFANPTFQATGSIEEAWFDSVAVFDSDCDDDYQSVPDDVVSLSGIEGGSVLSFPSSRNGNHGVSTDQIQKQELQAGNFANMSEASRSSGVQYSGVDVIDSPREPVFLDEISSVDANSNKDDGLLDNCGILPNNCLPCLASTIPSIEKRRSSSSSPPNARKKTPTKVSFKWKEGHGNATLFSSKKLLQRPVAGSQVPFCPIEKKMLDCWSQIDAATFKVRGVNYFKDKKKDFAPNYSAYYPFGVDVFLSPRKVDHIARFVELPVMSSSGKFPPILVVNVQVPLYPATLFQGETDGEGMSIVLYFKLSESYSKELPLSFQESIRRLMDDEVEKVKGFPVDTIAPFRERLKILGRVVNLEDLHLSAAERKLMQAYNEKPVLSRPQHEFYTGENYFEIDLDMHRFSYISRKGFEAFLERLKICTLDVGLTIQGNKQEELPEHVLCCIRLNGIDYLNYQQLGLTQDPL, via the exons ATGGGAGCGTGTGTTTCAACTCCACAAGGGTGCGTGGGAGGGAGGTTGAGCTCTTCCAAGAAGAAAACCAGGAAGAGGAGGAGAGAGGGACTCAGGAGAAAAGTTACTTCACGGTTGTGTAAGGGATCATTGGAGAAGGTTGATGGGGCAGGGTTGCCTGATTGTTCCTTTGCCAACCCCACTTTCCAAG CAACAGGAAGTATAGAAGAGGCATGGTTTGATTCGGTTGCAGTATTTGACTCTGACTGTGATGATGATTACCAGAGTGTTCCTGATG ATGTTGTATCTCTGAGTGGGATTGAAGGAGGGTCTGTATTAAGTTTTCCATCTTCAAGAAATGGCAACCATGGAGTTTCCACAGATCAAATTCAGAAACAGGAATTACAGGCAGGAAATTTTGCAAATATGTCTGAGGCTTCCAGAAGCTCAGGTGTTCAATATTCTGGTGTAGATGTCATTGATTCTCCCCGTGAGCCTGTGTTCCTTGATGAAATTTCCTCGGTTGACGCGAACTCCAACAAGGATGATGGACTTTTGGATAACTGTGGGATTCTTCCGAACAATTGTTTGCCATGTCTTGCATCTACCattccttccattgaaaagaGAAGATCATCAAGTTCTAGTCCTCCTAATGCAAGGAAGAAGACTCCTACAAAGGTTTCCTTTAAATGGAAAGAAGGACACGGGAATGCTACTCTAT TCTCCTCAAAGAAACTTCTACAAAGACCAGTTGCAGGTTCTCAAGTACCCTTTTGTCCAATTGAGAAGAAAATGCTCGATTGTTGGTCACAAATTGACGCAGCCACTTTTAAAGTTCGAGGAGTAAATTATTTCAA GGATAAGAAAAAGGACTTCGCTCCTAATTATTCTGCATATTACCCATTTGGTGTAGATGTTTTCTTGTCTCCACGGAAAGTAGACCATATAGCTCGCTTTGTGGAACTTCCTGTTATGAGTTCCTCAGGGAAATTTCCTCCCATACTTGTTGTAAACGTTCAG GTTCCACTCTATCCTGCCACACTTTTTCAAGGAGAAACTGATGGTGAAGGAATGAGCATTGTTTTGTACTTTAAACTTTCGGAAAGTTACTCCAAGGAGCTTCCACTGTCTTTTCAAGAAAGCATCAGA AGATTGATGGACGATGAAGTTGAAAAGGTAAAGGGTTTTCCCGTAGATACAATTGCACCCTTCAGGGAAAGGTTGAAAATATTAGGCCGTGTTGTCAACTTGGAAGATCTTCATTTGAGTGCAGCAGAAAGGAAGCTTATGCAAGCTTACAATGagaaacctgttctttcacgtCCCCAGCATGAGTTTTACACG GGTGAAAATTACTTTGAGATTGATTTGGATATGCATAGATTCAGTTATATATCAAGGAAAGGGTTTGAAGCTTTCCTAGAAAGATTAAAGATTTGCACTCTAGATGTTGGCCTCACAATTCAG GGTAACAAACAAGAGGAGCTGCCAGAACATGTGTTATGTTGTATTAGATTAAATGGCATTGATTACTTGAATTACCAACAACTGGGGCTAACTCAGGATCCCCTCTGA
- the LOC137810704 gene encoding uncharacterized protein isoform X2, whose amino-acid sequence MMSMRRWLSTIVVATGSIEEAWFDSVAVFDSDCDDDYQSVPDDVVSLSGIEGGSVLSFPSSRNGNHGVSTDQIQKQELQAGNFANMSEASRSSGVQYSGVDVIDSPREPVFLDEISSVDANSNKDDGLLDNCGILPNNCLPCLASTIPSIEKRRSSSSSPPNARKKTPTKVSFKWKEGHGNATLFSSKKLLQRPVAGSQVPFCPIEKKMLDCWSQIDAATFKVRGVNYFKDKKKDFAPNYSAYYPFGVDVFLSPRKVDHIARFVELPVMSSSGKFPPILVVNVQVPLYPATLFQGETDGEGMSIVLYFKLSESYSKELPLSFQESIRRLMDDEVEKVKGFPVDTIAPFRERLKILGRVVNLEDLHLSAAERKLMQAYNEKPVLSRPQHEFYTGENYFEIDLDMHRFSYISRKGFEAFLERLKICTLDVGLTIQGNKQEELPEHVLCCIRLNGIDYLNYQQLGLTQDPL is encoded by the exons ATGATGTCTATGCGTAGGTGGTTGAGCACAATCGTAGTTG CAACAGGAAGTATAGAAGAGGCATGGTTTGATTCGGTTGCAGTATTTGACTCTGACTGTGATGATGATTACCAGAGTGTTCCTGATG ATGTTGTATCTCTGAGTGGGATTGAAGGAGGGTCTGTATTAAGTTTTCCATCTTCAAGAAATGGCAACCATGGAGTTTCCACAGATCAAATTCAGAAACAGGAATTACAGGCAGGAAATTTTGCAAATATGTCTGAGGCTTCCAGAAGCTCAGGTGTTCAATATTCTGGTGTAGATGTCATTGATTCTCCCCGTGAGCCTGTGTTCCTTGATGAAATTTCCTCGGTTGACGCGAACTCCAACAAGGATGATGGACTTTTGGATAACTGTGGGATTCTTCCGAACAATTGTTTGCCATGTCTTGCATCTACCattccttccattgaaaagaGAAGATCATCAAGTTCTAGTCCTCCTAATGCAAGGAAGAAGACTCCTACAAAGGTTTCCTTTAAATGGAAAGAAGGACACGGGAATGCTACTCTAT TCTCCTCAAAGAAACTTCTACAAAGACCAGTTGCAGGTTCTCAAGTACCCTTTTGTCCAATTGAGAAGAAAATGCTCGATTGTTGGTCACAAATTGACGCAGCCACTTTTAAAGTTCGAGGAGTAAATTATTTCAA GGATAAGAAAAAGGACTTCGCTCCTAATTATTCTGCATATTACCCATTTGGTGTAGATGTTTTCTTGTCTCCACGGAAAGTAGACCATATAGCTCGCTTTGTGGAACTTCCTGTTATGAGTTCCTCAGGGAAATTTCCTCCCATACTTGTTGTAAACGTTCAG GTTCCACTCTATCCTGCCACACTTTTTCAAGGAGAAACTGATGGTGAAGGAATGAGCATTGTTTTGTACTTTAAACTTTCGGAAAGTTACTCCAAGGAGCTTCCACTGTCTTTTCAAGAAAGCATCAGA AGATTGATGGACGATGAAGTTGAAAAGGTAAAGGGTTTTCCCGTAGATACAATTGCACCCTTCAGGGAAAGGTTGAAAATATTAGGCCGTGTTGTCAACTTGGAAGATCTTCATTTGAGTGCAGCAGAAAGGAAGCTTATGCAAGCTTACAATGagaaacctgttctttcacgtCCCCAGCATGAGTTTTACACG GGTGAAAATTACTTTGAGATTGATTTGGATATGCATAGATTCAGTTATATATCAAGGAAAGGGTTTGAAGCTTTCCTAGAAAGATTAAAGATTTGCACTCTAGATGTTGGCCTCACAATTCAG GGTAACAAACAAGAGGAGCTGCCAGAACATGTGTTATGTTGTATTAGATTAAATGGCATTGATTACTTGAATTACCAACAACTGGGGCTAACTCAGGATCCCCTCTGA
- the LOC137810705 gene encoding MDIS1-interacting receptor like kinase 2-like: protein MGYQLLQIVTLLTVIAFGGAFRKVTGECSSDDLEGLMAFKNGIQMDTSARLAKWVGRSCCEWEGVVCDNATTRVTQILLPGLIEKDLVQTQMVGQLSPSITLLTSLEILDLGGLVGLSGTIPRTIGLQMPKLQKLYLFGNNLTGPVPESIGNFPNLQELALHENRISGSIPSSLGSLRNLKRLLLYSNQISGTIPFSLGSLTNLVELDVHDNALIGHIPNSIGQMLALEKLDLSSNMLSGGIPSSLTNLTAISVLYFDTNYLEGTIPFPSRPGEMPSLGFLRLHNNHLSGNIPPSFGYLISLQRVSVSNNKLEGALPSSLGNLHSLTELYLSDNSFSGQIPKSVGQLSQLIMLNISNNLIEWPLPQEMSSLQNLQTLDLSFNPLNLSSIPLWLTSLSSLSRIYLAGCGIKGQIPDLLQTTQSPIQELDLSGNLLSGPIPSWFGSLSQLYLLNLSSNSLDLHLPDSLTNLPGLGVLDLHSNKLTGSITGLFNTDQRDTTGGSLTYIDLSDNNFSSGVEAIGVGEQLNIRYLNLSHNLLNGTLPGSLGRLNSIHSLDLSFNELASNLPEVLAKLTLLESLKLQSNHFSGNIPNGFLKLRKLKELDLSDNVLEGEIPEGKPLIDFPGSTYSGNKGLCGKPLSPCKL from the coding sequence ATGGGCTATCAGCTACTACAGATAGTTACACTACTGACAGTGATAGCATTTGGAGGAGCATTTAGGAAAGTAACAGGAGAATGCAGTTCTGATGATTTGGAAGGTTTAATGGCCTTCAAGAATGGGATTCAGATGGATACATCTGCCCGGTTGGCAAAGTGGGTTGGCAGGAGCTGCTGTGAATGGGAAGGTGTTGTCTGTGACAATGCAACAACTAGAGTGACACAGATTCTTCTCCCAGGGCTCATTGAAAAAGATTTGGTTCAAACACAAATGGTGGGTCAACTTTCTCCTTCCATAACTCTCCTCACCTCTCTTGAGATCCTTGATCTCGGTGGCTTAGTAGGCCTCAGTGGAACAATTCCCCGAACAATTGGGTTGCAAATGCCAAAGCTCCAAAAGCTTTATCTTTTTGGCAACAATTTAACTGGCCCAGTACCTGAAAGCATTGGTAATTTTCCAAATCTCCAGGAACTGGCGCTGCATGAAAATAGGATATCTGGGTCAATCCCTTCTAGCCTTGGAAGCTTAAGAAACCTCAAAAGGCTGCTACTTTACTCGAACCAAATTTCAGGTACAATACCCTTCTCACTTGGGAGTTTGACCAATTTGGTAGAGTTGGATGTTCATGACAATGCTCTTATAGGTCATATACCCAACAGCATTGGTCAGATGCTGGCTTTGGAGAAGCTTGATCTTTCAAGCAATATGCTAAGTGGAGGCATACCTTCTTCACTAACAAATTTAACTGCCATTTCAGTTTTGTATTTTGACACCAACTATCTTGAGGGAACCATCCCATTTCCCTCGAGACCTGGTGAAATGCCTTCTCTGGGCTTCTTAAGACTCCACAATAACCACCTGAGTGGAAACATACCTCCCAGTTTTGGCTACCTGATTTCTCTTCAAAGAGTTTCAGTATCAAACAACAAACTTGAAGGAGCATTGCCTTCTAGTTTGGGCAACTTGCATTCTTTGACAGAGCTTTACCTCAGTGACAACTCCTTCTCTGGCCAAATACCAAAATCAGTAGGCCAACTCTCTCAGCTCATAATGTTGAACATTTCCAATAATTTGATTGAATGGCCATTGCCTCAGGAGATGTCTTCCCTTCAAAACCTTCAGACACTTGATCTATCTTTCAATCCTTTGAACCTCTCTTCCATTCCATTATGGCTAACAAGTCTGTCATCTCTTTCCCGCATTTACCTCGCAGGCTGTGGCATCAAGGGCCAAATTCCAGACTTACTGCAAACAACACAGAGTCCAATACAGGAACTGGACTTATCAGGGAACCTTCTCAGTGGACCAATACCATCATGGTTTGGATCCCTCAGTCAGCTGTACTTGTTAAACCTCTCAAGTAATTCACTTGATTTACACCTACCTGATTCCCTCACAAACTTGCCTGGTCTTGGTGTTCTTGATCTTCACTCAAATAAGTTAACGGGCTCCATAACTGGACTATTTAACACTGATCAACGAGATACTACTGGGGGATCACTAACATATATTGATCTTTCTGATAACAACTTCTCAAGTGGAGTAGAGGCTATTGGTGTGGGAGAACAGTTAAACATTCGGTACCTGAATTTGTCTCATAACCTTCTAAATGGTACATTGCCAGGTTCCCTTGGGAGGCTGAACTCCATTCACAGTTTGGATTTGAGCTTCAATGAATTAGCTTCCAACTTGCCAGAAGTTCTGGCAAAGTTGACCTTGTTGGAGAGTCTGAAGCTGCAAAGTAATCACTTCAGTGGAAACATACCCAATGGATTTCTCAAGCTGAGAAAGTTGAAGGAATTGGACTTATCAGATAATGTACTTGAAGGGGAAATTCCAGAGGGTAAACCTCTAATTGACTTTCCTGGGAGTACTTATTCTGGAAATAAAGGTTTGTGTGGAAAGCCTCTTAGTCCCTGTAAACTTTGA
- the LOC137809619 gene encoding exocyst complex component EXO84A-like, whose protein sequence is MRKSVLANYSAFIRTSKEISDLEGELLSMRNLLSTQAALVHGLADGCELTPMISGNEDLELDDILDEKTEISKTEKWLIGYLETLEVLLAEKRVDESMAALDEGENMVKEISEGRTFLSPTLFEALQDAIAEQRQKLADQLAETICQPSTRSVEIRSTALSLKKLGDGPRAHTLLLSSRQGTLLRSMKSLQSSNYGVGSFTTTISQLVFSTISQAASDSLSVFAEEEPAYTSELVTWAVGEAEKFAALLKKCILASTAAAGGLRVASECVHVCMSHCYLLEATGLALSPVLIKYFRPFVEQALKTDLKRIEQSSSALASAEDWVLAYAPTSSRSSGQPPSSHSNLGLLQPKLSSSAHKFNSMVLELFEDVGPLEILQLDVLAVEGLIQEFNFYVNLLINALPGSVVTENLEGHRIVKLAETEAQQIALLANAILLADELLPRAVFKLSHSTKGDESQRKGSEKQRELKKRLQREVDHLRDSFCRQHALELIFTEEGEARLNALIYLGMDGNVEQPEWFPSPIFQEIFAKLTEVASIAADVFVGRERFATVLLMRLAETVVLWLSDDQAFWEEVETGSTPLGPIGLQQLYLDMQFVMIFSSQGRYLSRHLHQAIKNIIERAINALAATGLDPNSVLPEDEWFVEVSEISIKMLTGRAAFDSVEEDIPSPTSFVQT, encoded by the exons ATGCGTAAAAGTGTTCTTGCTAACTACTCAGCTTTCATACG TACGTCCAAAGAGATATCTGATCTTGAGGGAGAGTTGCTTTCCATGAGAAATCTTCTATCCACCCAGGCTGCTTTGGTTCATGGTTTAGCCGATGGGTGCGAGCTTACTCCCATGATTAGTGGCAATGAAGATTTAGAATTGGATGACATACTAGATGAAAAAACAGAAATATCCAAGACAGAAAAATGGCTAATAGGATATTTAGAAACCCTTGAGGTCCTATTAGCGGAGAAAAGAGTGGATGAATCTATGGCTGCTTTGGACGAAGGAGAAAATATGGTAAAAGAAATTAGTGAAGGGAGAACTTTTTTAAGTCCAACTTTATTTGAAGCATTGCAAGATGCTATTGCTGAACAGAGACAAAAACTAGCAGATCAACTAGCAGAAACTATCTGCCAGCCATCAACTCGCAGTGTAGAGATTCGATCAACAGCGTTGTCATTGAAAAAACTTGGGGATGGTCCTCGTGCTCATACGTTACTACTAAGTTCTCGACAAGGAACATTACTACGTAGCATGAAAAGTCTTCAATCCAGCAATTATGGGGTTGGGTCATTTACTACTACCATTTCACAGCTTGTTTTTTCCACCATTTCACAAGCAGCATCAGATTCTTTGTCAGTGTTTGCTGAAGAAGAACCCGCATATACCTCTGAGCTAGTAACTTGGGCAGTTGGAGAGGCTGAGAAATTTGCTGCTCTGCTTAAGAAATGTATTCTTGCTTCTACAGCTGCCGCAGGAGGTTTGAGAGTAGCATCTGAATGTGTTCATGTTTGCATGAGTCACTGCTATCTGCTAGAGGCTACTGGGCTAGCCCTTTCCCCTGtcctaataaaatattttaggcCGTTTGTTGAGCAAGCACTgaaaacagatttgaaaagAATTGAACAAAGTAGTTCTGCACTGGCTTCTGCAGAGGATTGGGTACTTGCTTATGCACCAACCAGCAGCAGGTCTTCTGGCCAACCTCCATCTTCTCACAGTAACTTAGGTTTGCTCCAACCAAAGCTTTCAAGCAGTGCTCACAAATTCAACTCAATGGTTCTG GAACTATTTGAAGATGTAGGGCCTCTTGAAATACTGCAATTGGATGTTCTTGCAGTTGAAGGCCTTATACAAGAGTTCAACTTCTATGTCAACTTGCTAATAAATGCATTGCCAGGATCAGTGGTAACTGAGAACCTAGAAGGGCACAGAATTGTTAAGCTTGCTGAGACTGAAGCACAGCAGATAGCATTGTTGGCGAATGCAATATTACTGGCAGATGAGCTGCTTCCACGTGCTGTTTTCAAGCTTTCACATAGCACCAAAGGTGATGAGTCTCAGAGAAAAGGATCAGAAAAACAGCGTGAACTAAAGAAAAGGCTCCAACGTGAAGTTGATCACCTGCGTGACAGCTTTTGCCGGCAACATGCTCTTGAACTTATCTTCACAGAAGAAGGAGAAGCTCGTCTAAACGCATTAATATATTTGGGAATGGATGGTAACGTAGAGCAGCCTGAATGGTTTCCTTCTCCAATTTTTCAG GAGATTTTTGCTAAGCTTACCGAAGTGGCAAGCATTGCAGCAGACGTGTTTGTAGGAAGGGAAAGATTTGCCACTGTTTTATTGATGAGACTTGCAGAAACAGTGGTCCTGTGGCTTTCTGATGACCAAGCCTTCTGGGAAGAGGTTGAGACAGGATCAACACCTTTGGGTCCCATAGGCCTTCAACAG CTTTATTTGGATATGCAATTTGTGATGATATTTTCATCCCAAGGCCGTTACTTATCTCGTCATCTGCATCAAGctattaaaaacattattgaAAGGGCTATTAATGCTCTTGCTGCTACAGGTCTAGATCCCAACAG TGTCTTGCCTGAGGATGAATGGTTTGTTGAAGTTAGTGAAATTTCTATAAAGATGTTAACCGGCAGAGCTGCCTTTGATAGTGTAGAGGAAGATATTCCTAGCCCCACTTCATTTGTCCAAACATAG
- the LOC137809052 gene encoding uncharacterized protein has protein sequence MPPFTFTDEDFKGIDPLHEDPMVIMVDIGNLSTMKMLMDQGSLVDILYWKTFKNMRIAEEEMKFYDDQFVGFLGERVGPWGYIELYTTFGEGKMSKTIKIWYLVIDVNTSYNILLGWSSINRLRVIVSTPHLVMKIPSISGDILTVHVLQKVARECYATSLRVEPLWNDSDRAYGDPSPDESSHEDANLLVERTG, from the coding sequence ATGCCTCCCTTCACCTTCACCGATGAAGATTTCAAGGGTATCGACCCTTTGCATGAGGATCCCATGGTCATAATGGTTGACATTGGTAACTTATCCACCATGAAAATGTTGATGGATCAGGGAAGTTTGGTGGACATTCTCTACTGGAAAACGTTCAAGAATATGAGGATTGCTGAGGAAGAGATGAAGTTTTACGATGATCAATTTGTTGGCTTCTTGGGTGAAAGGGTAGGCCCCTGGGGGTACATCGAGCTCTACACCACGTTTGGTGAGGGGAAAATGAGTAAAACTATCAAAATATGGTACTTGGTGATAGATGTcaacacctcctacaacatTCTGCTCGGATGGTCGTCCATCAATCGGCTAAGGGTGATCGTGTCTACCCCCCACCTAGTTATGAAGATCCCCTCGATTTCGGGAGATATTCTCACAGTGCACGTGCTTCAGAAGGTTGCACGAGAATGCTATGCAACCAGTTTAAGAGTGGAACCTCTTTGGAATGACTCCGACCGGGCATACGGAGATCCTTCCCCAGACGAAAGTTCTCACGAAGATGCAAATCTCCTCGTAGAGAGGACGGGCTAG